The Kazachstania africana CBS 2517 chromosome 8, complete genome genome contains a region encoding:
- the EMC10 gene encoding Emc10p (similar to Saccharomyces cerevisiae YDR056C; ancestral locus Anc_3.305), which translates to MLLQLFLLSLPAALCTQFSLYATTLERSDEVSLGEFNMDVESRDISAFEPHNGMDSLTQGKYCVGIKSTDHVWDSDCFSFMELQVPFSYDLVIQLDENTIQKVSLAYNETTEGIMPKLKETTDGPIAPASKLKKITKTYADKKEDKKLGSEETDEEEKPWYVKNWKSIVIGIIIYNLVVASAKKSQDEKQE; encoded by the coding sequence ATGTTACTACAACTGTTTTTGCTGTCGCTGCCGGCTGCTCTGTGTACCCAGTTTTCATTGTATGCCACGACTCTTGAGAGGAGCGATGAAGTTTCCCTGGGAGAGTTTAATATGGATGTTGAATCGAGAGATATTTCTGCTTTTGAACCACACAATGGTATGGACAGTCTAACACAAGGAAAGTATTGCGTGGGTATTAAGTCTACAGACCACGTATGGGATTCTGACTGCTTTTCCTTCATGGAATTGCAAGTCCCATTTAGCTACGATTTGGTTATTCAGTTGGATGAAAACACTATACAAAAGGTTTCATTGGCTTACAATGAAACTACTGAAGGCATTATGCCCAAACTTAAGGAAACTACCGATGGTCCCATCGCTCCTGCTAGtaagttgaagaaaattacgAAGACTTATGCTGATAAGAAGGAAGACAAAAAATTGGGAAGTGAAGAAAccgatgaagaagagaaaccATGGTATGTTAAGAATTGGAAGTCTATCGTCATTgggataataatatataacCTAGTCGTTGCATCTGCTAAGAAATCTCAAGATGAGAAACAAGAATGA
- the PST1 gene encoding Pst1p (similar to Saccharomyces cerevisiae ECM33 (YBR078W) and PST1 (YDR055W); ancestral locus Anc_3.302) — translation MQLNSKLALASVLSASALAATNSTSSVPSSCSLGSSATATAQTDLDKYSDCETLVGNLTITGDLGSAALANVKTIDGSLTINNATSLTQFSADAVETITGDLNLQSLTILTSASFGGLQTVDSINLITLPAISTFASNLKSAQNIYISDTSLESIDGFSVLKDVNVFNINNNKYLTSIESSLETVTDSLSFSYNADEAAINFDNLVWANNITVYSVNNASFAKLSNVNASLGFLNNTFTSLSLNALETVGGTFTVTYNDDLTKITANNLTTVSGAFILSNNTDLSQIDGFSSLKTIGGALDVVGNFSTLDLPSLKSVKGGADIETHATNFSCSAFNKLQKSGAIEGDKYVCKNGATSTSVSLSATSTSNSKSSATGSGSNAAASVSSDGSSSSSSSKSSGAAAAQYAPASSFMGFAAAVAVALL, via the exons ATGCAACTAAACTCAAAATTAGCTTTAGCCTCAGTATTGAGTGCTTCCGCTTTAGCAG CCACTAACTCTACAAGCTCAGTCCCATCTTCCTGTAGTCTAGGTTCAAGTGCTACCGCTACTGCTCAAACCGATTTAGATAAATATTCCGATTGTGAAACTCTAGTAGGTAATTTAACCATCACTGGTGACTTGGGTTCTGCCGCTTTAGCTAACGTCAAGACCATCGACGGTTCTCTAACCATCAACAATGCCACTTCTTTGACACAATTCTCCGCTGATGCCGTCGAAACTATCACCGgtgatttgaatttgcaAAGTTTAACTATCTTAACCTCCGCCTCTTTCGGGGGGTTACAAACCGTCGATAGTATCAATCTAATCACTTTACCAGCAATCTCCACTTTTGCCAGTAACTTAAAGAGTGCTCAAAATATCTACATCTCCGATACTTCTTTAGAATCTATCGATGGTTTCTCCGTCTTAAAGGATGTCAACGTTTTCAacattaataataacaaataCTTAACCTCCATTGAATCTTCATTAGAAACTGTCACGGACTCCTTATCATTCTCCTACAATGCTGATGAAGCTGCAATCAACTTCGACAATTTGGTCTGGGCTAATAACATTACCGTCTACTCCGTTAACAACGCTTCTTTTGCAAAGTTATCAAACGTTAACGCTTCTTTAGGTTTCTTAAATAACACCTTCACATCCCTATCATTGAATGCTTTGGAAACAGTCGGTGGTACTTTCACTGTCACTTACAATGACGATTTGACTAAAATCACCGCTAATAACTTAACTACTGTCAGCGGTGCTTTCATTCTTTCTAACAACACTGATTTATCCCAAATTGACGGTTTCTCCTCTTTGAAAACCATTGGAGGTGCTCTAGACGTTGTAGGTAACTTCAGCACCTTAGATTTACCAAGTTTAAAATCAGTTAAAGGTGGTGCCGATATTGAAACTCACGCCACTAACTTCTCCTGTTCCGCTTTCAacaaattacaaaagagTGGTGCAATTGAAGGTGACAAGTACGTCTGTAAGAATGGTGCTACTTCTACTTCAGTTTCTTTATCTGCTACATCTACATCAAACTCTAAGAGTTCTGCTACTGGTTCTGGTTCCAACGCTGCAGCTTCTGTTTCTTCTGACGGAAGCTCTTCGTCCTCTTCATCCAAGTCTAGTGGTGCTGCGGCTGCTCAATACGCTCCAGCTTCCTCCTTCATGGGTTTTGCTGCCGCTGTTGCAGTTGCATTATTGTAA